In Apium graveolens cultivar Ventura chromosome 10, ASM990537v1, whole genome shotgun sequence, the following are encoded in one genomic region:
- the LOC141690207 gene encoding uncharacterized protein LOC141690207 → MSRPTSNLIIRCLHRHLISSKPSLNSHPIANFTGISHFLAHQSKVQTHTFTPWMFSGRRNYGLPSFSKILKNPGPQLSPKSSLGLLGFRQFSKKGFNLEGNAYGKYVKGAVEKPVSAAKNVVSRYKEAAGLQIEAFWKRNSLLFVGAGGLMVCIFLWRVMFGIANTFVGLSEGMAKYGFLALSAAIVAFSGLYLRSKFMINPDKVYRMAMRRLNTSAGILEVMGAPLTGTDLRAYVMSGGGLTVKNFKAGFRGKRCFLIFPIRGSERKGLVSVEVKNKKGQYDMKLLAVDIPMAAGPDQRLFLVGDEEEYKIGGGLIAELRDPVVKAMAAAKEFEDRDDKEDEEDAERELEEAERRHQEEIEKLEREKS, encoded by the exons ATGTCAAGACCCACATCAAATTTGATCATTCGATGTCTTCATCGCCATCTAATCTCTTCAAAACCCTCATTAAATTCCCACCCAATTGCTAATTTCACCGGCATTTCTCACTTTCTTGCTCACCAATCTAAAGTACAAACACACACTTTCACACCATGGATGTTTTCTGGTCGAAGAAATTATGGGTTACCTTCATTTTCGAAAATCTTGAAAAACCCAGGTCCTCAATTGAGCCCGAAATCTAGTTTGGGTTTGTTAGGGTTTAGGCAGTTTTCGAAAAAGGGGTTTAATTTGGAGGGAAATGCTTATGGTAAGTATGTTAAAGGGGCTGTTGAGAAACCGGTGAGTGCTGCGAAGAATGTGGTTTCGAGGTATAAGGAAGCTGCCGGGTTGCAGATTGAGGCGTTTTGGAAGAGGAATAGTTTGTTGTTTGTGGGTGCTGGTGGACTTATGGTGTGCATTTTTTTGTGGAGGGTTATGTTTGGGATCGCTAATACTTTTGTGGGGTTATCTGAAGGCATGGCGAAATACGGGTTTCTTGCTCTTTCTGCGGCAATCGTTGCGTTTTCT GGCTTGTATCTCCGCTCAAAATTCATGATCAATCCCGACAAGGTCTATAGAATGGCGATGAGGAGGTTAAACACATCAGCTGGAATTCTTGAGGTCATGGGCGCTCCACTCACTGGAACAGATTTGAGAGCGTATGTGATGTCCGGAGGTGGTCTTACTGTGAAGAACTTCAAAGCAGGGTTTAGGGGCAAGCGTTGTTTTCTTATATTCCCAATTCGAGGATCTGAGAGAAAAGGCTTAGTAAGCGTTGAGGTCAAGAACAAGAAAGGCCAG TATGATATGAAGCTATTGGCTGTGGACATTCCCATGGCAGCAGGACCCGATCAACGCCTGTTTTTGGTTGGAGACGAAGAGGAGTATAAAATTGGCGGTGGATTGATAGCCGAACTAAGAGATCCTGTTGTGAAAGCAATGGCAGCAGCCAAGGAGTTTGAAGATCgtgatgataaagaagatgagGAGGATGCTGAAAGAGAACTTGAGGAAGCAGAGAGAAGGCATCAAGAGGAAATCGAAAAGCTTGAAAGAGAGAAATCATGA
- the LOC141692939 gene encoding uncharacterized protein LOC141692939, translating into MELQCCGEFEAESRKYKTKLLTIQKYLDFCVNHKHSDLTADQLRKIISIHGFKSLHKVKKEVLIDVVDSIKLMDLTRSTINDDNVSSDAFITSQEAIKDLICLNWIECSVTSFKTVNYDLISLQNASTIGLKSFSTKKRRTKMIKSKEEIQQVCSLASGDQCSVAKGTINIADCAAADYRSSSSLLPEEGEARPIRKQQASGRLEGYIRV; encoded by the exons atggagtTGCAGTGCTGCGGAGAATTTGAAGCAGAAAGCCGGAAGTACAAGACTAAGCTACTGACGATACAAAAGTACCTCGATTTCTGTGTTAACCACAAACATTCCGATCTCACCGCCGATCAGCTCAGAAAg ATTATCAGCATTCACGGATTCAAATCGCTGCATAAAGTTAAAAAG GAGGTGCTGATTGATGTGGTAGACTCGATTAAGCTGATGGATCTGACTCGCTCTACTATCAATGATGATAACGTGTCATCTGACGCGTTTATCACTTCTCAGGAGGCGATTAAGGACCTAATCTGCCTTAACTGGATTGAATGCTCTGTGACTTCCTTTAAAACGGTGAACTACGACCTGATCAGTCTTCAGAATGCTAGTACCATTGGTTTGAAATCGTTTTCAACGAAGAAGAGGCGGACAAAGATGATCAAATCAAAAGAAGAAATTCAACAGGTTTGCTCATTGGCCTCTGGTGATCAGTGTTCTGTTGCTAAGGGGACCATCAACATCGCTGACTGTGCTGCTGCTGATTATCGCAGTTCGTCTTCTTTGTTG CCAGAAGAGGGTGAAGCACGACCCATACGCAAACAACAAGCATCAGGAAGGCTGGAAGGTTATATTAGGGTCTGA